One window of Hylemonella gracilis genomic DNA carries:
- a CDS encoding methyl-accepting chemotaxis protein: MSHRLFALMRQFTIRFRMYAAIGVVLVLLLLVGGAGMFGMFRIHQISGQVINESLDAVDRVSKLRLEMALARQHEKDMIIQYEQPERVAETRTRWEASATRIEQALNELAESLKGEQKDQIAKAMEHFKQYHALFGHLSRQIESSVYDTATAANRMSMRAVGELTATDKALNQLDETLRVEAKDANTNRNDLLDNMLFIFAGLVVMSLLIVVPLTLLNMRAICQPVEQARQLSQSIASGDLTQSQQAEGRDEVADLLRALEQMRAELAGMVGQLRDAGENIATASREIATGNQDLSNRTEQTASNVQHTVSSISGLTGHVQHTANAAQNANQLVAKATQSAQSGGKEMEEAVQSMYSISASGKKIADIVAVIDGIAFQTNILALNAAVEAARAGEQGRGFAVVASEVRSLAGRSADAAKEIKTLIGASVSAIDGGARQVEAAGAAMQEIVSGIQRVRDIMGEITTAADSQSHGIGQVDQAVQEIDRMTQQNAALVEESTAAAQSMREQADRLADIVRQFRLASSGGRGASGGAVTGSARPLLLTS; this comes from the coding sequence GTCAGGTCATCAATGAGTCCCTGGACGCGGTGGACCGGGTATCCAAGCTGCGCCTGGAAATGGCGCTGGCCCGCCAGCACGAAAAGGACATGATCATCCAGTACGAACAGCCCGAGCGCGTGGCCGAGACCCGAACGCGCTGGGAGGCCTCGGCGACCCGCATCGAGCAGGCCCTGAATGAGCTGGCCGAGAGCCTCAAGGGCGAGCAGAAGGATCAGATCGCCAAGGCGATGGAGCACTTCAAGCAATACCACGCCCTGTTCGGCCATCTGTCCCGCCAGATCGAAAGCAGCGTCTACGACACCGCCACGGCCGCCAACCGCATGAGCATGCGTGCGGTGGGCGAGCTGACCGCCACCGACAAGGCACTGAACCAACTGGACGAAACACTGCGGGTGGAGGCCAAGGACGCCAACACCAACCGCAACGATCTGCTGGACAACATGCTGTTCATCTTCGCCGGCTTGGTGGTGATGAGCCTGCTGATCGTCGTGCCCCTGACCCTGCTGAACATGCGAGCGATCTGCCAGCCGGTGGAACAGGCACGGCAGCTGTCGCAGTCCATTGCCAGTGGCGACTTGACGCAGAGCCAGCAGGCGGAGGGCCGCGACGAAGTCGCAGACCTGTTGCGCGCGCTGGAACAGATGCGCGCCGAGCTGGCTGGCATGGTGGGGCAGTTGCGCGACGCGGGCGAGAACATCGCCACGGCCAGCCGCGAGATCGCCACCGGCAACCAAGATCTGTCCAACCGGACCGAACAGACCGCGAGCAACGTCCAGCACACCGTCAGCTCCATCAGCGGGCTGACCGGCCATGTGCAGCACACGGCCAACGCGGCGCAAAACGCCAACCAGCTCGTCGCCAAAGCCACGCAGTCGGCCCAGAGTGGCGGCAAGGAAATGGAAGAGGCGGTGCAGAGCATGTACAGCATCAGCGCCAGCGGCAAGAAGATCGCGGACATCGTCGCCGTGATTGACGGCATTGCCTTCCAGACCAACATCCTGGCGCTGAACGCGGCGGTGGAAGCCGCGCGCGCGGGCGAACAGGGGCGGGGTTTCGCGGTGGTGGCCAGCGAGGTGCGTTCGCTGGCTGGCCGCAGCGCGGACGCGGCCAAGGAGATCAAGACCTTGATTGGGGCCAGCGTCTCCGCCATTGACGGCGGCGCGCGCCAGGTGGAGGCCGCCGGCGCGGCCATGCAGGAAATCGTCTCTGGCATTCAGCGTGTGCGCGACATCATGGGCGAGATCACCACGGCGGCGGACAGCCAGTCCCATGGCATCGGCCAGGTGGATCAGGCGGTCCAGGAAATCGACCGCATGACCCAGCAGAACGCCGCGCTGGTGGAAGAGTCCACGGCCGCAGCGCAGTCCATGCGCGAGCAGGCGGATCGCCTGGCCGACATCGTGCGTCAGTTCCGCCTGGCCTCGTCGGGCGGCCGGGGCGCCTCGGGTGGCGCGGTCACGGGCTCGGCACGGCCTCTGTTGCTGACGTCCTGA
- a CDS encoding helix-turn-helix domain-containing protein, with protein MHAATLSTDAYAPTERASLWREWNWTLFGGLESDLYGDTAFDGSIARLHAGDIILTRLEAQRHRVQRTHLLARADTAPAYLKIVAPLQGRARVEQDGREAWVGPGAWTLYDTTRGYTVDNPGDVEHLIVMLPKAQLTERGLRLDPLVARPIGADRDGPAAGIARVALSAMRSTFQELPHMSADAAHGAGELIAQLVRLSLIELAGQETRHTQREALKDRIHGYLALHLRDPALTVERMAAALNCSKRHLYNAWSDETRTLSSHIQTLRLDGCLQELRRTAAALSLKERAITEIALSWGFSNMAHFSRVFRDYTGLSPREFRASQRPLN; from the coding sequence ATGCATGCCGCCACCTTGAGTACCGATGCCTATGCCCCCACCGAGCGGGCATCGCTCTGGCGCGAATGGAACTGGACGCTCTTCGGTGGACTGGAATCCGATCTCTATGGCGACACGGCCTTTGACGGCAGCATTGCGCGCCTGCATGCGGGCGACATCATCCTCACCCGACTCGAAGCCCAGCGCCACCGCGTGCAACGCACACACCTACTGGCGCGCGCCGATACCGCCCCGGCCTACCTCAAGATCGTCGCGCCCCTGCAAGGGCGTGCCCGCGTGGAGCAGGACGGCCGCGAGGCGTGGGTAGGTCCGGGGGCATGGACGCTCTACGACACCACGCGCGGCTACACAGTGGACAACCCCGGCGACGTGGAACACCTGATCGTGATGCTGCCCAAGGCTCAGCTGACCGAGCGTGGACTGCGGCTGGACCCGCTGGTGGCCCGACCGATCGGCGCGGACCGGGACGGCCCGGCCGCGGGCATCGCCCGAGTGGCGCTCTCCGCCATGCGCAGCACCTTCCAGGAACTGCCGCACATGAGCGCTGACGCCGCCCACGGCGCGGGTGAGCTCATCGCCCAACTGGTGCGACTCTCGCTGATCGAACTCGCTGGACAGGAAACCCGGCACACCCAGCGCGAGGCACTGAAGGACCGCATCCATGGCTACCTCGCCCTGCACCTGCGCGACCCCGCGCTGACAGTGGAACGCATGGCCGCGGCCTTGAACTGCAGCAAGCGGCACCTTTACAACGCCTGGTCCGACGAAACCCGCACGCTGTCCAGTCATATCCAGACCCTGCGGCTGGACGGCTGCCTCCAGGAATTGCGCCGCACGGCCGCGGCCCTCTCGCTCAAGGAACGCGCCATCACCGAGATCGCCCTGTCCTGGGGCTTCAGCAACATGGCGCACTTCAGCCGCGTGTTCCGCGACTACACGGGCTTGAGCCCGCGGGAATTCAGGGCCTCGCAGAGGCCCCTCAACTGA
- a CDS encoding branched-chain amino acid ABC transporter permease: MLVMTSRQILIRDLLVLLAFTGWALALPAYASEFVSSMALTCLMYVALSSSWGLFCGSTRYLSLATSAFFGIGAYTSAMLLGEFAWLTVILIGAGIAVMVAILMGAAVLHLRGTYFAVLTFGMTELILHAVTYFEKSVTGTVGRVLMVVPERETIYLTVLALAVLAVAVSIVVRRTRFGLALLAIGADEQRAQTLGVNTRLVKVAGFALTAAFAGAVGAAMAVRWTYIDPHTVFNPFIGFQTVLITLIGGVLTLWGPLLAAIIFSVLAESLRLQFPQIYLMSLGLLLILCVLYLPGGLASLRWATFKGWWTDCREWVRDLKRDLSGEKEREKQRALKRARENYFV, encoded by the coding sequence ATGCTTGTGATGACATCAAGACAAATCCTCATTCGCGACCTGCTGGTGCTGCTGGCCTTCACGGGCTGGGCGCTTGCTTTGCCGGCCTATGCCAGCGAGTTCGTTTCGTCCATGGCCTTGACTTGCCTGATGTACGTGGCGTTGTCCTCGAGTTGGGGCCTGTTCTGCGGCAGCACACGCTACCTGTCGCTGGCGACCTCGGCCTTCTTCGGCATCGGGGCCTACACCTCGGCCATGCTGCTGGGCGAATTCGCCTGGCTCACGGTCATTCTGATTGGTGCGGGCATCGCGGTGATGGTCGCCATTCTGATGGGGGCGGCCGTGCTGCATCTGCGCGGCACGTATTTCGCGGTGCTGACCTTCGGCATGACGGAGCTCATCCTGCACGCCGTGACCTATTTCGAGAAGTCGGTCACGGGTACGGTGGGGCGGGTGCTGATGGTCGTGCCCGAGCGCGAGACCATCTACCTCACGGTGCTGGCCCTGGCCGTTCTGGCGGTGGCCGTGTCCATCGTCGTGCGGCGCACGCGCTTCGGCCTGGCACTGTTGGCCATCGGCGCCGACGAGCAACGCGCGCAGACCCTGGGCGTGAACACGCGCCTCGTGAAAGTCGCGGGGTTTGCACTGACGGCGGCTTTCGCGGGTGCGGTGGGCGCGGCCATGGCCGTGCGCTGGACCTACATCGACCCGCACACCGTGTTCAATCCTTTCATCGGTTTCCAGACCGTGCTGATCACCCTGATCGGTGGCGTGCTCACGCTCTGGGGGCCACTGCTGGCCGCCATCATTTTCAGCGTGCTGGCCGAGTCGCTGCGCTTGCAGTTTCCGCAGATCTATCTGATGTCACTGGGCCTGCTGCTCATCCTCTGTGTGCTCTACCTCCCGGGCGGACTGGCGTCCTTGCGCTGGGCCACGTTCAAGGGTTGGTGGACCGACTGCCGCGAGTGGGTCCGGGATTTGAAGCGCGACCTGTCCGGCGAGAAGGAACGCGAGAAGCAGCGTGCTTTGAAGCGCGCGCGGGAGAACTACTTTGTCTAG
- a CDS encoding amino acid ABC transporter substrate-binding protein, giving the protein MAPAQVQQSKRTLIKGAAAVVGAATFAPQLMAQNAPVRIGYTMARTGPWTGGAQTSQEPNYLLWAEQQNAAGGLDVKGTRRKIELVSSDDQSNVETVVRTYEKLMGSDKVDLVLPPWGSGANFAVAPLANRYGYPFLAPTALSKKLVDLKLPYFFLLLQQPASMIGALVDLLKSQGVKTAAVIYVDDLFGLENYAALKEAVKGSGIRLVEEKSYPGSTQDLSPVLRAIKDKNPDAFIGFSYPPDTILASKQSKEVGFNPKFYYASVGTAFPLYTKVMTVAGAEGVMGMGSWNTKTSPGAKAYFDAHVASQKKEPDRWASGAAWAGLEILTNAVKSVGLDRKAIRDFVANNTHQTILGEIKFNGSENVGTPGTVGQWQKGEFEVVWPPARATAKLITKPKW; this is encoded by the coding sequence ATGGCCCCAGCCCAGGTTCAACAGAGCAAGCGCACCCTGATCAAGGGTGCTGCGGCCGTCGTCGGCGCGGCGACCTTCGCCCCGCAACTGATGGCACAAAACGCACCCGTGCGTATCGGCTACACCATGGCACGCACCGGTCCCTGGACGGGCGGCGCGCAGACCAGCCAGGAGCCCAACTATCTGCTGTGGGCCGAGCAGCAGAACGCGGCGGGTGGCCTGGACGTCAAGGGCACGCGTCGCAAGATCGAGCTCGTCAGCAGCGATGACCAGAGCAATGTGGAAACCGTGGTGCGCACCTATGAAAAGCTCATGGGCAGCGACAAGGTGGATCTGGTTTTGCCGCCCTGGGGCAGTGGCGCGAACTTCGCCGTCGCGCCCCTGGCCAACCGCTATGGCTACCCCTTCCTCGCGCCGACCGCGCTCTCCAAGAAGCTGGTGGACCTGAAGTTGCCGTACTTCTTCCTGTTGCTGCAGCAGCCGGCGTCGATGATCGGCGCGTTGGTTGATCTGCTCAAATCGCAAGGCGTGAAGACCGCGGCGGTGATCTACGTCGACGACCTGTTCGGTCTGGAGAACTACGCCGCGCTGAAGGAGGCGGTGAAAGGCAGCGGCATCCGCCTGGTGGAGGAGAAAAGCTATCCCGGCAGCACCCAGGACTTGTCGCCCGTGCTGCGCGCGATCAAGGACAAGAACCCGGATGCCTTCATCGGTTTTTCCTATCCGCCAGACACCATCCTCGCCAGCAAGCAGTCCAAGGAAGTCGGCTTCAACCCGAAGTTCTATTACGCCTCGGTGGGCACGGCCTTCCCGCTCTATACCAAGGTGATGACGGTGGCGGGCGCCGAGGGCGTGATGGGCATGGGTTCGTGGAATACCAAGACCAGCCCCGGTGCAAAGGCCTACTTCGACGCGCATGTCGCGAGCCAGAAGAAGGAGCCGGACCGCTGGGCCAGCGGCGCCGCCTGGGCCGGGCTGGAGATCCTGACCAATGCGGTCAAGAGCGTGGGCCTGGACCGCAAGGCGATCCGCGATTTCGTGGCGAACAACACGCACCAGACCATCCTCGGCGAGATCAAGTTCAACGGTAGCGAGAACGTGGGCACGCCAGGCACGGTGGGGCAGTGGCAGAAGGGCGAGTTCGAGGTGGTGTGGCCGCCGGCGCGTGCCACCGCAAAGCTCATCACCAAACCGAAATGGTGA
- a CDS encoding branched-chain amino acid ABC transporter permease: MSFTAWLELIVSGLITGGIYALIALGLNLQYGLMRILNIAHGEFLMVGAYLTWLVQTQFGLSPLLMIPVSFAVLMVLGMVLHFLCFRRLTQTSPNLDVFEARSLMVAFGLMFLVQNFVSWVWGGDLRGYDYLTEPVKFGDMQFAGNKLLIFGLALVFAGALIVLMRQTLLGKGVRALMQSPTGAQLMGIDTKKLHPLMFGIGLGLSGVAGALLSMAYTITPFMGQPYTVTALVVITLGGFGSMGGALVGGLFLGVIEALGMHFTNPSLKALLSYAVFIAVLLLRPEGLFTRKSRKA, from the coding sequence ATGTCCTTCACCGCCTGGCTTGAACTCATCGTCTCCGGTCTGATCACCGGGGGCATTTATGCGCTGATCGCCCTCGGGTTGAACCTCCAGTACGGGCTGATGCGCATCCTCAACATCGCGCACGGCGAATTCCTGATGGTCGGGGCCTACCTGACCTGGCTGGTGCAGACGCAGTTCGGTCTCTCTCCGCTGCTGATGATTCCGGTGTCCTTTGCCGTGCTGATGGTGCTGGGCATGGTCTTGCATTTCCTCTGCTTCCGTCGCTTGACTCAGACCTCACCCAACCTCGATGTGTTCGAGGCGCGCAGCCTCATGGTGGCCTTTGGCTTGATGTTCCTGGTACAGAACTTCGTGTCCTGGGTTTGGGGCGGGGATCTGCGCGGTTACGACTACCTGACCGAACCGGTGAAATTCGGCGACATGCAGTTCGCGGGCAATAAGCTGCTGATCTTTGGCCTGGCCCTGGTGTTCGCCGGTGCGCTCATCGTGTTGATGCGTCAGACGCTGTTGGGCAAGGGTGTGCGTGCGTTGATGCAGTCGCCCACGGGCGCGCAGCTCATGGGCATCGACACGAAAAAGCTGCATCCGCTGATGTTCGGCATCGGCCTGGGGCTGTCGGGCGTGGCCGGCGCGCTGCTGTCCATGGCCTACACCATCACGCCTTTCATGGGGCAGCCCTACACGGTGACCGCCCTCGTCGTCATCACCCTGGGCGGTTTCGGCAGCATGGGCGGCGCGCTGGTGGGCGGCTTGTTCCTGGGCGTGATCGAAGCCCTGGGCATGCACTTCACGAACCCCTCACTCAAGGCGCTGTTGTCCTACGCCGTCTTCATCGCCGTGTTGCTGTTGCGGCCCGAGGGCTTGTTCACGCGCAAGAGCCGCAAGGCTTGA